From the genome of Pseudosulfitobacter sp. DSM 107133, one region includes:
- a CDS encoding caspase family protein gives MLRLALLLAFWLTGAAWAETRLALVIGNSTYTRISALDNPRNDALDISVALEGLGFDVMLEIDVTRERFGTLIETFGTKAESADVVLLYYAGHGFQVDGRNYLVPTDAAIGSAADVASQTMLLDRLLQVMERSDGVKLVFLDACRDNPFGTVVDDPRLGTGLARVGTAANFLFSYATQPDNVAYDGTGRNSFFTEAVLHHIYTPGQEVAQMMIGVRRDVLAATGGKQIPWENSSLTRTFQFNTNPETISEESMLYQIAVDERDGELLALYLDRYPEGAHAQEALAFLDTGTRTRALGAVDEDARAQRWWELARRSRMRPLLELYIERYPDADNRAEAQRLLSNLPRPEDAAPGKICERLATHPRDATAENRGVPFSRLQQNAFAAIQACSAAASRQPELPHYTALLARATAASGDLERAVVFYVNAAERGDLRAMVSLAQLTERGAAVPQDPARALALYERAAQGGSHDAMINLAITLLETGADQPRALALLQRASNEGSAKATFNLGVLAQDGVGAGPEEALAYFRKAAQDGEPEGFRAAAILLDEGRGVPRDPQSAAIMLLRGAAEDRGEVVQQLSTDTDQWTPQTIRAVQGLLKEAGYYTAAIDGLPGSNFTAALEKWRNGGFKPAVLQ, from the coding sequence ATGCTTCGGCTTGCGCTGCTTCTCGCGTTTTGGCTAACGGGCGCTGCGTGGGCCGAGACGCGTCTGGCGTTGGTGATTGGCAATTCGACCTACACGCGGATCAGCGCGCTGGATAACCCGCGCAACGATGCGCTGGATATCTCGGTGGCGTTGGAGGGATTGGGCTTTGACGTGATGCTGGAGATTGATGTCACGCGGGAACGGTTCGGGACATTGATCGAGACTTTTGGCACAAAGGCCGAAAGCGCGGATGTGGTCCTGCTGTATTATGCAGGTCACGGGTTTCAGGTGGACGGGCGCAACTATCTTGTGCCGACGGATGCCGCGATCGGGTCGGCGGCGGATGTGGCCTCGCAGACCATGCTTCTGGACCGGCTTTTGCAGGTCATGGAGCGTTCGGACGGGGTAAAGCTGGTGTTTCTGGATGCCTGTCGCGACAATCCTTTTGGCACCGTCGTGGATGACCCGCGTTTGGGCACCGGGCTGGCCCGTGTGGGGACGGCGGCGAATTTTCTGTTCTCCTACGCCACGCAGCCGGACAATGTGGCCTATGACGGCACCGGACGTAACAGCTTTTTCACCGAAGCGGTGCTGCACCACATCTACACCCCCGGACAAGAGGTGGCGCAGATGATGATTGGCGTGCGGCGCGATGTGCTGGCGGCGACGGGGGGCAAGCAGATCCCGTGGGAAAACTCGTCGCTGACGCGCACGTTCCAGTTCAACACCAACCCCGAGACGATCTCGGAAGAGAGCATGCTTTACCAGATCGCGGTGGACGAGCGTGACGGTGAACTTCTGGCGCTGTATCTTGATCGATATCCTGAGGGGGCCCATGCCCAGGAAGCACTGGCCTTTCTGGATACGGGCACGCGGACGCGGGCGCTGGGGGCGGTGGACGAGGATGCCAGGGCGCAGCGCTGGTGGGAGCTTGCGCGACGCAGCCGGATGCGCCCGCTGCTTGAGCTTTATATCGAGCGCTACCCGGATGCGGACAACCGCGCAGAAGCGCAGCGGCTGCTCAGCAACCTGCCGCGTCCCGAGGATGCGGCACCGGGCAAGATTTGCGAGCGTCTGGCAACCCATCCCCGCGATGCCACGGCAGAAAATCGCGGTGTGCCCTTTTCGCGGCTGCAACAGAACGCATTTGCGGCCATTCAGGCGTGCAGTGCAGCCGCTTCGCGCCAGCCGGAGCTGCCCCATTACACGGCCCTTCTGGCGCGCGCGACTGCGGCATCGGGAGATCTGGAACGGGCGGTGGTCTTTTACGTCAATGCGGCAGAGCGGGGTGATCTGCGTGCTATGGTCAGCCTTGCCCAATTGACCGAACGCGGCGCCGCTGTACCGCAGGACCCGGCGCGCGCGCTTGCGCTTTATGAACGTGCAGCACAGGGGGGAAGCCACGATGCGATGATCAATCTGGCGATCACCTTGCTGGAGACCGGCGCGGATCAGCCCCGCGCGCTGGCCTTGTTACAGCGCGCCTCGAACGAAGGGTCGGCCAAGGCAACCTTCAACCTTGGGGTTCTGGCGCAGGATGGCGTTGGCGCGGGCCCGGAAGAAGCATTGGCCTATTTCCGCAAGGCGGCGCAGGACGGGGAGCCCGAGGGCTTTCGTGCGGCGGCAATCCTGCTGGACGAGGGACGCGGCGTGCCGCGTGATCCGCAGTCGGCCGCGATCATGTTGCTGCGCGGTGCAGCCGAAGACCGCGGAGAGGTTGTGCAACAGCTGAGCACAGACACAGACCAGTGGACGCCGCAGACCATCCGCGCGGTTCAGGGATTGCTTAAGGAGGCCGGATATTACACCGCGGCCATCGACGGCTTGCCCGGATCGAATTTCACCGCGGCGCTGGAGAAATGGCGCAACGGCGGGTTCAAGCCTGCGGTTCTGCAATAG
- a CDS encoding serine/threonine protein kinase, which yields MTDPRPSDIFAAGQVLNNTYEIKAILGRGGTGEVYLAVNQITERLSAIKALNARFSGNADYLELMKREEQMRNIVHDAVVRYSECSRTDAGHVFLVMDFVDGTALSDLMFQQRLSDQKLLIIAHRVLSGLEATHAQGIVHRDLSPDNIILRDGAAERATIIDFGIAKDTAAGAHTIVGTNFAGKYEYAAPEQLDGHADFRTDLYALGASLLAVARREVPDVGTNPGEVVRFKKEPLDLSGIESPLRDLIALLSAPDPKDRPATARAALEVLDGWLKPDSHKATTKRARKSGGKGLVIGAVALVVAGGVAFVSGAFESLMRPALPLVSPFTLTATPQVLTGHAPDTDSADLLRAAFAGSTGNTPPPDAVTLATGQPDPAWPEQVAELLTLAQPLSDWQIDIADTDVQITALAPDRPTRDAMNGALRDWAARSGMMLTSKVLAGPEILNTGALAAILGEQSTCGPLEVLGDTDGQFAMFDTVTVTGDVANARDIDAARAALLPMIGERDLRLEATVLNPDLCAIRAVLPPSTPGAVSIWLGRGSSGDAALTGVYHTGENPVVDIQLPATITGASLWVMVIDNTGKVFNILPNINQTEHLIDNLGEVANGLRRVRVLWPIEALAEDSSRLAIEVDSDNYGKSEVLAILSRSPLFDLRRPRAESVTSLAEALSETLEGREGEIIGVAARIIDARE from the coding sequence ATGACCGACCCAAGGCCTTCTGACATTTTTGCAGCCGGGCAAGTCCTTAATAATACATATGAAATCAAGGCCATTCTCGGGCGAGGCGGCACTGGTGAAGTCTACCTTGCCGTCAACCAGATCACCGAACGGCTCTCTGCGATCAAAGCGCTTAACGCGCGGTTCTCCGGGAATGCCGATTACCTCGAACTGATGAAGCGCGAGGAACAGATGCGCAACATCGTGCATGACGCGGTGGTACGCTATTCGGAATGCTCGCGGACCGATGCGGGGCATGTGTTTCTGGTCATGGATTTTGTGGACGGGACCGCCCTGAGCGATCTGATGTTCCAGCAGCGGCTGAGCGATCAGAAACTGCTGATCATCGCGCACCGTGTCCTGAGCGGGCTGGAGGCTACCCATGCACAAGGCATCGTGCACCGTGACCTGTCACCCGACAACATCATCCTGCGCGACGGCGCGGCCGAGCGCGCGACCATCATCGACTTTGGCATCGCCAAAGATACCGCTGCGGGGGCGCATACCATCGTGGGCACGAATTTTGCGGGCAAATATGAATATGCCGCCCCCGAGCAACTGGACGGGCACGCCGATTTTCGCACCGACCTTTATGCGCTTGGAGCCTCGTTGCTGGCCGTCGCGCGGCGCGAAGTCCCGGATGTAGGCACCAACCCCGGCGAGGTCGTCCGGTTCAAGAAGGAACCGCTGGACCTCTCGGGCATCGAAAGCCCCCTGCGCGATCTGATCGCCTTGCTCAGCGCACCGGACCCAAAGGACAGACCCGCCACAGCGCGTGCCGCGCTGGAGGTACTGGATGGATGGCTGAAGCCCGACAGCCATAAGGCGACGACAAAGCGCGCGCGCAAATCGGGCGGCAAGGGCCTTGTGATCGGCGCTGTGGCGCTTGTGGTTGCGGGCGGGGTCGCTTTTGTCTCGGGTGCGTTTGAAAGCCTGATGAGACCTGCGCTGCCGCTGGTGTCTCCTTTTACGTTGACCGCGACACCGCAGGTGCTGACCGGCCATGCGCCCGATACCGACAGCGCAGATCTGCTGCGTGCAGCCTTTGCCGGCAGTACGGGCAATACCCCGCCGCCGGACGCCGTGACCCTGGCCACAGGTCAACCCGATCCGGCATGGCCCGAGCAGGTGGCCGAACTGCTTACCCTCGCGCAGCCGCTCAGCGACTGGCAGATCGACATTGCGGACACCGATGTTCAGATCACTGCCCTGGCGCCCGACAGGCCCACGCGCGACGCGATGAACGGGGCCTTGCGCGATTGGGCCGCACGCAGCGGCATGATGCTGACATCAAAGGTTCTTGCCGGCCCCGAGATACTGAACACAGGCGCGCTGGCCGCCATATTGGGAGAGCAGTCTACCTGCGGCCCCCTGGAGGTGCTGGGGGACACTGACGGTCAGTTTGCCATGTTCGACACCGTCACTGTCACAGGCGATGTTGCGAATGCCCGCGACATCGACGCCGCCCGCGCGGCCCTGCTGCCGATGATTGGCGAGCGTGATCTGCGGCTGGAAGCCACCGTGCTCAACCCCGACCTTTGCGCCATCCGCGCGGTGCTGCCCCCGTCGACGCCGGGCGCGGTGTCAATCTGGCTGGGCCGGGGCAGCAGCGGCGACGCGGCCCTGACCGGCGTCTACCACACCGGCGAAAACCCTGTCGTGGACATTCAGCTGCCGGCCACCATCACCGGCGCTTCGTTGTGGGTCATGGTGATCGACAATACCGGAAAAGTGTTCAACATTCTGCCCAACATCAACCAGACCGAACACCTGATCGACAATCTGGGAGAGGTGGCGAACGGGCTGCGCCGGGTGCGTGTGCTGTGGCCGATCGAAGCCCTGGCCGAGGACTCCTCGCGGCTGGCAATCGAGGTGGATTCCGACAATTACGGCAAATCGGAAGTGCTCGCGATCCTCTCGCGCAGCCCGTTGTTTGACCTGCGTCGGCCCCGCGCCGAAAGCGTCACATCGCTGGCCGAGGCGCTTTCGGAAACACTTGAGGGACGCGAGGGGGAAATCATCGGCGTTGCGGCACGGATCATTGACGCGCGGGAATAA
- the tssH gene encoding type VI secretion system ATPase TssH, with product MAARGSNETIKRKELVGKLNPTCLKGFSEAAQAAKRRGNPYVELVHFVTALADTDGSDLALLMDAAGVDRHTFDGDVLKATDALPHGAGSVEEFSDHIFRAIQEAWNYATFEFSDDTVRSAYVVLAALKVPVLEGLLFKISLEFDKFDADAMASDLDNLLANSIERSADASAPAAPGAKKAPGGKSALALYATNLTERARQGKMDPVVGRDPEIRQIVDILMRRKQNNPILTGEAGVGKTAVVEGFAQRLAKGDVPPQMRNVDLHMLDIGLMQAGASVKGEFEKRLKSVIEEVQSSDTPIILFIDEAHTLIGAGGSAGTGDAANLLKPALARGELRTVAATTWAEYKQHIEPDPALTRRFQVVKVEEPDEAKAILMCRGIAGVLEKHHQVELLDEAIEAAVKLSHRYIPSRQLPDKAISLLDTACARVAVSQHATPAEVEDAQRRLDALQIEQGIIEREEAIGVEVAERKAAVEANLADAGVVFDAANVRWEAEKEIVTEILDLRAQLRGLGAAVDETGDLGDADVEEMAELAEAEGAPDDEVKEPIDREETLAKLKARMADLTKAQGETPLILPSVDRLAVGSVVQDWTGIPMGRMLSSQTERALTLAKTLAERVVGQDHAMEMIANRIQTSAAGLKPPEKPVGVFMLCGPSGVGKTETALALAELMYGGEDNIISINMSEFQEAHTVSTLKGAPPGYVGYGKGGILTEAVRRRPYSVVLLDEVEKAHPDVHEIFFQVFDKGMMDDSEGRRIDFKNTLILLTSNVGSDEIMAMTDDGTKGADIDELNAALRAPLLNVFPAALLGRVVTIPYFPLSDVMIEAIATHKLRSLAKRLGEGYGAELVIGDGAMQVIKDRCTEIESGGRMIDAILTNTLMPELSRRILNYRLEGRDLHKVTVSGGADGFSYSFE from the coding sequence ATGGCTGCCCGCGGTTCCAACGAAACGATCAAGCGCAAGGAGCTTGTCGGCAAGCTCAACCCGACCTGCCTCAAGGGATTTTCGGAAGCGGCCCAAGCGGCAAAGCGGCGCGGGAACCCATATGTTGAGCTGGTGCATTTCGTCACCGCACTTGCCGATACGGACGGATCCGATCTGGCGCTGCTGATGGATGCGGCAGGGGTGGACAGACATACATTCGACGGTGATGTGCTGAAGGCCACCGATGCGTTGCCGCACGGGGCGGGATCGGTCGAAGAGTTCTCGGACCATATTTTCCGCGCGATTCAAGAGGCCTGGAATTACGCCACATTCGAATTTTCCGATGACACGGTGCGCTCGGCCTATGTGGTGCTGGCAGCGCTGAAGGTGCCGGTGCTTGAGGGATTGCTGTTCAAGATATCGCTGGAGTTTGACAAGTTCGATGCGGATGCGATGGCGTCCGATCTGGACAATCTGCTGGCCAATTCGATCGAACGCAGCGCCGATGCGTCCGCGCCTGCCGCACCGGGTGCAAAGAAGGCACCGGGGGGCAAATCCGCTTTGGCGCTCTATGCCACCAACCTGACCGAGCGCGCGCGTCAGGGCAAAATGGACCCGGTGGTGGGCCGCGATCCGGAGATTCGCCAGATTGTCGACATCCTGATGCGGCGCAAGCAGAACAATCCGATCCTGACCGGCGAGGCGGGCGTGGGCAAGACAGCGGTGGTCGAAGGGTTCGCGCAGCGGTTGGCAAAGGGCGATGTGCCGCCGCAAATGCGCAACGTCGATCTGCATATGCTGGACATTGGCCTGATGCAGGCCGGGGCCTCGGTAAAGGGTGAATTCGAGAAGCGCCTGAAAAGCGTGATTGAAGAGGTGCAGTCAAGCGATACACCGATCATCCTGTTCATCGACGAGGCGCACACGCTGATCGGGGCAGGGGGCTCTGCCGGAACGGGCGATGCGGCGAACTTGCTGAAACCGGCACTTGCGCGCGGCGAATTGCGCACGGTCGCAGCGACCACATGGGCGGAATACAAGCAGCACATCGAGCCGGACCCGGCGCTGACACGCCGGTTTCAGGTGGTGAAGGTCGAAGAGCCGGACGAGGCGAAAGCGATCTTGATGTGTCGCGGCATCGCGGGCGTGCTGGAGAAGCACCATCAGGTCGAACTGCTGGACGAGGCTATCGAAGCGGCCGTAAAGCTGTCGCACCGCTATATCCCCAGCCGTCAGTTGCCCGACAAGGCGATCAGCCTGCTTGATACCGCCTGTGCGCGGGTCGCGGTCAGCCAGCACGCAACACCTGCGGAAGTCGAGGATGCACAGCGGCGGTTGGATGCTTTGCAGATCGAACAGGGCATCATCGAGCGCGAAGAGGCCATTGGCGTCGAAGTGGCCGAGCGCAAAGCGGCGGTCGAGGCGAACCTGGCCGATGCGGGTGTGGTTTTTGATGCCGCAAATGTTCGGTGGGAGGCGGAAAAGGAGATCGTGACGGAAATTCTCGATCTGCGCGCCCAATTGCGGGGGCTTGGTGCCGCCGTCGACGAGACGGGTGATCTGGGCGACGCAGATGTGGAAGAGATGGCGGAACTGGCCGAAGCCGAGGGCGCACCTGATGACGAGGTGAAAGAGCCGATTGACCGCGAAGAGACGCTTGCCAAACTCAAGGCACGCATGGCCGACCTGACGAAAGCGCAGGGCGAGACTCCGCTGATACTGCCCTCGGTTGACCGGCTTGCTGTCGGGTCCGTGGTGCAGGACTGGACGGGCATTCCCATGGGACGGATGCTCAGCAGCCAGACCGAGCGCGCGCTGACGCTGGCCAAGACGCTGGCCGAACGAGTGGTGGGGCAGGATCATGCGATGGAAATGATCGCCAACCGCATCCAGACCTCTGCGGCGGGTCTCAAGCCGCCTGAAAAGCCGGTTGGGGTGTTCATGCTGTGCGGCCCGTCCGGTGTGGGCAAGACCGAAACAGCGCTGGCGCTGGCCGAGTTGATGTACGGCGGTGAAGACAACATTATTTCGATCAACATGAGCGAATTTCAGGAGGCGCATACGGTGTCCACCCTGAAAGGCGCGCCTCCGGGTTATGTGGGGTATGGCAAAGGCGGCATTCTGACCGAAGCCGTGCGGCGCAGGCCCTATTCGGTTGTCCTGCTGGACGAGGTCGAAAAGGCACACCCGGACGTGCATGAAATTTTCTTTCAGGTTTTTGACAAGGGCATGATGGATGACAGCGAAGGCCGGCGGATTGATTTCAAGAACACGCTGATCCTGCTGACCTCGAATGTCGGCTCTGACGAGATCATGGCCATGACCGACGACGGCACCAAGGGGGCCGACATTGACGAGTTGAACGCCGCCTTGCGCGCGCCCCTGCTGAATGTGTTTCCGGCGGCGTTGCTGGGGCGGGTTGTGACGATCCCCTATTTCCCGCTGTCGGATGTCATGATCGAAGCGATTGCCACCCACAAGCTGCGCAGTCTCGCGAAACGTCTGGGCGAAGGCTATGGGGCGGAACTGGTGATTGGCGACGGGGCGATGCAGGTGATCAAGGACCGCTGCACCGAGATCGAGAGCGGCGGGCGCATGATCGACGCGATCCTGACAAATACGCTTATGCCCGAGCTTTCACGCCGCATTCTGAACTATCGGCTGGAAGGCCGTGACCTGCACAAGGTTACCGTGTCGGGCGGTGCGGATGGTTTCAGCTACAGCTTCGAGTGA
- a CDS encoding DUF2169 domain-containing protein, with the protein MEVYNRPGYLHQHATGVDVAGREHFTFTVKGSFDFPTRSGAPMTPAEVHTPFVFADQATGEPGFSATLWETDFAFRKPKCDVVLQGVAYVPGGKKATRVQVGVRVGRWQKSFHVVGHREWRVLGPSVRATDPYPFVRQPFGYDTAFGGVDRLNPDDPKPPAYMDNPHGRGFASFRNQAQLSGQPLPLTEEVSEPVTSPYEDYRPMALGPIWRGRGDRLVHGGTYDDNWLDTVFPFLPADFDDRYYQQVGTDQQIDKPQRPLEVTLLNLTPSGREAFNLPDPALPLQLFRGAQTAFDGVLFPDTLLFDTEVRRLSMVWRVDVPIKRLITEFTEAWIGTPPPGLLRARQSGKRYIRPAAKRTEEEDA; encoded by the coding sequence ATGGAAGTCTACAATCGCCCCGGATACCTGCACCAACATGCGACGGGTGTCGATGTTGCCGGGCGCGAGCATTTTACCTTCACGGTCAAGGGCAGCTTTGATTTTCCAACCCGCAGCGGGGCACCGATGACCCCAGCCGAGGTACACACGCCCTTTGTCTTTGCGGATCAGGCGACGGGCGAGCCCGGATTTTCAGCAACGTTGTGGGAAACGGATTTTGCCTTTCGAAAGCCGAAATGCGATGTCGTCCTGCAAGGGGTCGCCTATGTTCCCGGTGGCAAGAAAGCGACGCGCGTGCAGGTGGGGGTGCGCGTCGGCAGGTGGCAAAAAAGCTTTCATGTTGTGGGGCACCGCGAATGGCGCGTGTTGGGGCCATCGGTCCGCGCCACCGATCCTTATCCTTTCGTGCGCCAGCCCTTTGGCTATGACACGGCCTTTGGCGGCGTTGACAGGCTGAACCCCGACGATCCCAAGCCGCCGGCCTATATGGACAATCCGCACGGGCGCGGCTTTGCCTCTTTTCGCAATCAGGCGCAACTGTCGGGCCAGCCCTTGCCGCTGACCGAAGAGGTGTCCGAACCGGTGACATCGCCCTACGAGGATTATCGTCCTATGGCATTGGGACCCATATGGCGGGGGCGGGGCGACAGATTGGTTCATGGGGGCACCTATGACGACAACTGGCTGGACACTGTTTTTCCCTTTCTGCCTGCGGATTTCGACGACCGGTATTACCAGCAGGTTGGCACCGACCAGCAAATCGACAAGCCGCAGCGTCCACTTGAGGTGACGCTGCTGAACCTGACACCTTCGGGACGCGAGGCGTTTAACCTTCCCGACCCGGCGCTGCCGTTGCAGTTGTTCCGGGGGGCGCAGACCGCCTTTGACGGGGTGCTTTTTCCCGACACATTGCTGTTCGATACAGAGGTGCGTCGGCTGTCGATGGTCTGGCGCGTGGATGTGCCGATCAAACGGCTTATCACCGAATTCACCGAGGCCTGGATCGGCACGCCGCCGCCGGGCCTGCTTCGCGCGCGGCAAAGCGGTAAGCGTTATATCAGGCCCGCAGCCAAACGCACCGAGGAGGAGGACGCTTGA
- a CDS encoding 3-oxoacyl-ACP synthase: MSNTVNVIGTGMVTAVGLSAAATAAALRAGVDGFAETLFPGPGDDWLIGAAVPLPRAWIGAKRLAHLAAGAIVDALDDHRHRVADLQIILCLAEETHPGTPVRDPQTFGQMVLRYAGLAATTKLHVVRHGRPSGIVALERVRRMFQRGEAEHALIVGVDSLLTASSIAHYQQNQRLLCKGVANGFIPGEAAAAILCEAGPPRHFALGGLGLTREQAYLYNPEDIPLRGEAMAQAYRDAMSAAGYTDFGHMDFRVTDLTGEAYFFKQSALAMQRTMRMHREVTPIWSPTDCIGNVGAAIVPLMVGWALIAFERGYQPGAVVLIEATGDTGACGAAVLQSARRERQAA; encoded by the coding sequence TTGAGCAATACTGTCAACGTCATCGGTACGGGTATGGTAACAGCCGTCGGCCTGTCGGCAGCGGCGACGGCGGCGGCACTGCGCGCGGGCGTCGACGGCTTTGCCGAGACTCTGTTTCCGGGGCCGGGGGACGACTGGCTGATCGGGGCCGCAGTGCCACTGCCCCGCGCGTGGATCGGGGCAAAGCGTCTGGCCCATCTGGCGGCGGGGGCGATTGTCGACGCATTGGACGACCATCGGCACAGGGTTGCGGACCTGCAAATCATCCTGTGTCTGGCAGAAGAGACCCATCCCGGCACGCCGGTTCGTGACCCGCAAACCTTCGGGCAAATGGTGTTGCGCTACGCTGGGCTGGCCGCCACCACCAAGCTGCATGTTGTCCGGCACGGGCGCCCCTCGGGGATCGTTGCATTGGAACGCGTGCGGCGGATGTTCCAGCGCGGCGAGGCAGAGCACGCCCTGATCGTGGGGGTGGACAGTCTGCTGACGGCGTCAAGCATTGCCCATTATCAGCAGAACCAGCGGCTGTTGTGCAAAGGTGTCGCTAACGGTTTCATACCGGGTGAAGCCGCTGCCGCAATCCTGTGCGAGGCAGGCCCGCCCCGCCATTTTGCCCTTGGCGGTCTGGGGCTGACGCGCGAGCAGGCCTATCTGTATAATCCCGAAGATATCCCGTTGCGGGGCGAGGCGATGGCGCAAGCCTATCGCGATGCAATGAGCGCTGCCGGCTACACCGATTTCGGCCATATGGATTTCCGCGTCACCGATCTGACGGGCGAGGCCTATTTTTTCAAACAAAGTGCGCTGGCGATGCAGCGCACGATGCGGATGCACCGCGAGGTGACGCCCATCTGGTCGCCAACCGATTGCATCGGCAACGTCGGTGCCGCGATTGTGCCGCTGATGGTAGGCTGGGCGCTTATCGCGTTCGAGCGGGGGTATCAGCCGGGCGCCGTGGTCCTGATCGAGGCAACAGGCGACACCGGCGCCTGTGGTGCAGCCGTTTTGCAATCGGCACGACGTGAAAGGCAGGCCGCATGA
- a CDS encoding DUF4150 domain-containing protein — protein sequence MTVFANNLEVSCKAQANKVIAAFPDVCMTPPEAPPTPPGVPIPYPNFGFDSDTDKGTGTVKIGGKTINQKNVSYFTKTTGDEAGAAAKKGVVSSKNTGKSYSQAFSMDVKAEGKNLTRFSDISTGNHGTAPNTPPMPKVGTPGGLGFSDDIDCLVGQYDTIHKECNDRGGQAHHVVPDQMLRVETSTRKNADALSALGDKSDRRDSSYPTVGEGCCICVGGYSVGSPPRNSTQEKADKWAADNGAPSFAGQRGHGFLHQFEGRVGDAEITISKAVETSSQLLDEIDAYEHSIIKKDCADTAKECIENQFAEAMAKKPEPTCKVKKAPSENAIANLGTRLTKA from the coding sequence ATGACCGTTTTTGCCAACAACCTCGAAGTGTCGTGCAAGGCGCAGGCCAACAAGGTCATCGCAGCCTTTCCCGACGTCTGCATGACCCCGCCCGAAGCGCCGCCAACCCCACCCGGCGTGCCCATTCCCTATCCCAACTTCGGCTTTGACAGCGACACGGACAAGGGCACCGGCACCGTCAAGATCGGCGGCAAGACGATCAACCAAAAGAATGTCTCCTATTTCACCAAGACCACGGGAGACGAGGCGGGTGCAGCGGCCAAAAAGGGGGTCGTGAGTTCCAAGAACACCGGAAAAAGCTATTCACAGGCGTTCTCGATGGACGTGAAGGCCGAGGGCAAGAACCTTACGCGCTTCTCTGACATCTCGACGGGCAACCACGGCACCGCGCCGAACACACCGCCAATGCCCAAAGTCGGCACGCCCGGTGGTCTTGGATTCAGCGATGATATTGATTGCCTGGTTGGTCAATATGACACCATTCACAAAGAGTGTAACGACAGGGGCGGGCAGGCGCACCATGTCGTGCCTGACCAGATGCTTCGGGTTGAGACCAGCACACGAAAAAACGCCGACGCACTGAGCGCGCTGGGGGACAAGAGCGACCGACGGGATAGCAGCTATCCAACGGTCGGTGAAGGGTGCTGTATCTGCGTTGGCGGGTATTCTGTCGGGTCACCGCCCCGCAACTCCACACAGGAGAAAGCGGACAAGTGGGCTGCGGACAACGGTGCTCCGTCTTTTGCGGGGCAGCGTGGACACGGCTTTCTGCACCAGTTTGAAGGTCGTGTCGGGGATGCGGAAATCACCATCAGCAAGGCGGTCGAGACATCTTCCCAACTGCTGGACGAGATCGACGCCTACGAGCATTCGATTATCAAGAAGGACTGCGCGGACACGGCAAAGGAATGCATCGAAAACCAATTTGCCGAAGCGATGGCCAAAAAGCCCGAACCAACCTGCAAAGTTAAAAAAGCGCCATCCGAGAATGCGATTGCAAACCTCGGGACAAGACTGACCAAAGCCTAG
- a CDS encoding DUF6484 domain-containing protein encodes MDVAEQIDGVVIGLFLGFENEKPLVVFPSNPEDHALPARALCALSAEDAGCEVALLFEDGARTRPLIIGRIVEPARQPTPHIQRDGETVRIFAEKRIELRVGKSAIIMDKDGHITIRGENLVSHASRANHIRGGSVNLN; translated from the coding sequence ATGGATGTCGCCGAGCAGATCGACGGTGTTGTGATCGGCCTGTTTCTGGGCTTTGAGAATGAAAAACCACTGGTCGTCTTTCCCTCAAACCCAGAGGACCACGCGCTGCCTGCGCGCGCGCTTTGTGCGCTAAGTGCCGAGGATGCCGGTTGCGAAGTGGCGCTGCTGTTCGAAGACGGTGCCCGAACGCGCCCCTTGATCATTGGCCGCATCGTTGAACCTGCCCGCCAGCCGACCCCGCACATTCAACGCGATGGCGAAACGGTGCGGATCTTTGCCGAGAAACGGATTGAATTGCGGGTCGGAAAATCCGCGATCATCATGGACAAGGACGGGCACATCACCATCCGTGGCGAAAACCTTGTCAGTCACGCTTCGCGCGCCAACCACATTCGCGGCGGGTCGGTGAATCTGAACTGA
- a CDS encoding MotA/TolQ/ExbB proton channel family protein, with amino-acid sequence MSMFADLGTAGPVLALLAVLSVVSVAVFLARVLALRRVTAGQEAREAWLEAIEQGSVAPFAGNTATYADRVAARASALMALNADPEHMSSDLMQMGNRAVLDMGRGIRLLELIGMIAPLLGLLGTVLGMIQSFHALELAQGAANASILAGGIWQALLTTAAGLVVAIPAVVGAAILQARSEAGTQAMEQVIGRATLAQRLNRKDKA; translated from the coding sequence ATGAGCATGTTTGCCGATCTGGGCACAGCCGGTCCCGTTCTGGCGCTGCTGGCGGTGTTGTCGGTGGTGTCGGTTGCGGTGTTTCTGGCACGCGTGCTGGCGCTGCGCCGCGTTACAGCCGGGCAAGAGGCCAGAGAGGCGTGGCTGGAGGCGATTGAGCAGGGCAGCGTCGCACCTTTTGCGGGCAATACGGCAACATATGCGGACAGGGTTGCAGCACGCGCCAGCGCGCTGATGGCGCTGAATGCCGATCCCGAACATATGTCGTCCGACCTGATGCAGATGGGCAACCGCGCGGTTCTGGACATGGGGCGGGGCATTCGTTTGCTTGAGCTGATCGGGATGATCGCGCCTTTGCTGGGTTTGCTTGGGACAGTGCTGGGGATGATCCAGTCATTCCACGCGCTGGAGCTTGCACAGGGTGCTGCGAATGCGTCCATTCTGGCGGGTGGCATCTGGCAGGCCTTGCTGACAACTGCGGCGGGGCTTGTTGTGGCGATACCGGCTGTCGTCGGTGCTGCGATTTTGCAGGCGCGGTCAGAGGCGGGCACGCAGGCCATGGAGCAGGTGATTGGCCGTGCGACATTGGCGCAAAGGCTGAACCGCAAGGACAAGGCCTGA